A window of the Virgibacillus pantothenticus genome harbors these coding sequences:
- a CDS encoding ABC transporter ATP-binding protein encodes MLAIETKGLTKQFGNLLAVNKVDLQIHKGHIYGFLGPNGSGKSTMIRMLCGVLKPTSGEGTVLTHDIKTEPEHIKQKIGYMSQKFSLYEELTMKENLDFYAGVYGLTGKESKARQEEIISLTGLSGRLNQRASSLSGGWKQRLALSCALLHKPELLVLDEPTAGVDPVSRRIFWEIITELAKAGITVLVTTHYMDEAELCTEIGFIFYGTILISGTPHKIKTEHNVHHLDDLFIKLVKEQQENSLHSGGLTYV; translated from the coding sequence AAGGATTAACGAAACAGTTTGGTAACTTACTCGCAGTAAATAAAGTAGACTTACAAATTCACAAAGGGCATATATACGGTTTTTTAGGTCCAAATGGATCAGGTAAATCAACAATGATTCGTATGCTATGCGGCGTTCTCAAGCCAACATCGGGAGAAGGAACCGTTTTAACACATGATATAAAAACAGAACCTGAACATATTAAACAAAAGATTGGCTATATGTCGCAAAAATTTAGTTTATATGAGGAATTAACGATGAAAGAGAATTTAGACTTTTATGCCGGGGTTTACGGGCTGACTGGAAAAGAAAGTAAAGCTAGACAAGAAGAAATTATTTCGCTAACAGGGCTGTCCGGTCGCTTAAATCAACGTGCTAGCTCCCTTTCAGGTGGTTGGAAACAGCGATTGGCTCTTAGTTGCGCTCTCCTGCACAAGCCAGAATTGTTAGTTCTAGACGAACCAACAGCAGGGGTAGACCCTGTGTCACGGAGGATCTTTTGGGAAATTATAACCGAACTAGCCAAAGCTGGAATTACTGTCTTAGTAACAACACATTATATGGATGAAGCGGAATTGTGCACAGAAATTGGCTTTATATTTTATGGCACTATTCTCATTTCAGGAACACCTCACAAAATAAAAACAGAGCATAATGTCCATCATTTAGACGACTTATTTATAAAATTAGTTAAAGAACAACAAGAAAATTCACTCCATAGCGGAGGCTTAACATATGTCTAA
- a CDS encoding ABC transporter permease: MSKRTSTFSLSRYISIVKKEIIQIKKDPASLAIALVLPVMLLFLLGYAVSSEVENMDIAIWDQNKTKESRDLFQQYGNSHYFTTSYHVTSYEEVNHLLDNGKIGMALVIPTNYSKQLIRNEASIQILVDGSDPNIANTALKNASLITQNKSLDIQKEQLNNQGVQEVSQPLKEESRVFYNPDMDMMKFNIPGLIGLIMQEVILILTAFSLVREKERGTMEQLIVTPIKPSELILGKLTPYTVIGFISFLFVLIAGVLWFGVPIQGSVPLLILLSTLFLITTLAMGILVSTIAKNQLQAMQIAFAIILPSVIISGFVFPREPMPIIIQAMGGFIPLTYFLEILRGIFLKGIGIEELWKQTLILLTFTVILCIATTLSFKKRLE; this comes from the coding sequence ATGTCTAAACGTACCTCCACCTTCTCACTGAGCCGCTATATTTCTATTGTCAAAAAAGAAATCATTCAAATAAAAAAAGATCCAGCAAGTTTAGCGATCGCATTAGTGTTACCTGTCATGCTCTTATTTTTACTAGGCTATGCGGTAAGCTCGGAAGTCGAAAACATGGATATAGCGATTTGGGATCAAAATAAGACAAAGGAAAGTAGAGATCTATTTCAGCAATATGGGAACAGTCATTATTTTACTACATCTTACCATGTAACATCGTACGAAGAAGTTAATCATTTACTGGACAATGGTAAAATTGGTATGGCACTTGTTATACCAACAAATTATTCTAAACAATTGATACGTAATGAAGCATCCATTCAAATACTAGTTGACGGATCAGATCCAAATATTGCTAACACAGCGTTAAAGAATGCTAGTCTAATTACACAAAATAAATCTTTGGACATTCAAAAAGAGCAACTTAACAATCAGGGAGTTCAGGAAGTTAGTCAACCACTAAAAGAGGAAAGCCGTGTATTTTACAATCCTGACATGGATATGATGAAGTTTAATATCCCTGGGTTAATCGGCTTAATTATGCAAGAGGTAATTTTAATTCTTACCGCCTTTTCTTTAGTTAGGGAGAAAGAAAGAGGGACGATGGAACAACTTATTGTGACTCCTATTAAACCTAGTGAATTAATTTTAGGAAAACTAACGCCCTATACGGTTATTGGGTTTATCTCCTTTTTATTTGTTTTAATAGCTGGGGTCTTATGGTTTGGTGTTCCTATTCAAGGAAGTGTACCATTATTAATTTTACTAAGCACATTGTTTCTCATTACAACGTTAGCTATGGGAATTCTCGTTTCAACCATAGCAAAAAATCAATTACAAGCCATGCAAATAGCGTTTGCCATTATTTTACCTAGCGTTATTATTTCGGGATTTGTTTTTCCAAGAGAACCGATGCCCATTATTATTCAAGCTATGGGTGGCTTCATTCCACTTACTTATTTTCTAGAAATTTTACGAGGGATATTTTTAAAAGGTATTGGCATAGAAGAACTATGGAAACAAACTTTGATTCTCCTAACTTTTACTGTCATACTATGTATAGCAACTACACTGAGTTTTAAAAAACGGCTAGAATAA
- a CDS encoding TetR/AcrR family transcriptional regulator codes for MVGENMDKQNDTQELQQVIENFTNTMRKEQQLSQSQLKILNAAKDLFSEKGYENSSTSEIAKLAGVAEITLFRNFKSKKNLLHQLLAPLIIQVSSPSILKEVITQFNTTHEETEEILEALMKDRLDLLEKNDGVLKVLIRECLNNEEVRQSVIHNITKPAQNEAFKFVNHRINNEEFRDVDSQAVVDLLFYIMFGYIISHHVLRLEGFTNDKEVMIQTIIDLFLHGVKK; via the coding sequence ATGGTAGGTGAAAATATGGATAAGCAAAATGATACACAGGAATTGCAGCAAGTAATCGAAAACTTTACAAATACTATGAGGAAAGAACAGCAATTATCACAAAGCCAATTAAAAATTCTTAACGCTGCAAAAGATTTATTTTCCGAAAAAGGCTATGAAAACAGTTCTACTTCAGAGATAGCTAAATTAGCTGGTGTAGCTGAAATCACGTTATTTCGCAACTTTAAATCCAAAAAAAATTTATTACATCAATTATTAGCCCCTTTAATTATACAGGTTAGTTCGCCATCTATCCTTAAAGAAGTTATAACTCAGTTTAATACTACACATGAAGAAACAGAAGAAATACTAGAAGCTTTAATGAAAGATAGACTTGATTTATTAGAAAAAAATGATGGTGTACTTAAAGTTTTGATTAGAGAATGTTTAAATAATGAGGAAGTTCGCCAATCTGTCATTCATAACATTACGAAGCCAGCCCAAAATGAAGCATTCAAATTTGTAAACCATCGAATTAATAATGAAGAATTTAGAGATGTGGACAGTCAAGCAGTAGTTGATCTTCTGTTTTATATTATGTTTGGCTATATTATCAGTCATCATGTGCTTAGGCTGGAAGGATTTACAAACGATAAAGAAGTTATGATCCAAACGATAATTGATTTGTTTCTTCATGGTGTTAAAAAATAG
- a CDS encoding PTS lactose/cellobiose transporter subunit IIA, translating to MSKVERLSEVAMKIITCAGLAKSNYLLALEDAKKGNMEEAHKKLQEGSDVFSEAHHIHASALSDEMKQLEPQVTLLLVHAEDQLMNAETIKILVQELMEIHQPQ from the coding sequence ATGTCCAAGGTAGAACGGTTATCAGAAGTAGCTATGAAAATCATTACGTGTGCAGGACTTGCTAAATCCAACTATTTGCTAGCTTTAGAAGATGCGAAAAAAGGTAATATGGAAGAAGCACATAAAAAATTGCAGGAAGGGTCGGACGTATTTTCCGAAGCGCATCATATTCATGCATCTGCTCTATCTGATGAAATGAAACAATTAGAGCCTCAAGTAACATTACTGCTCGTTCATGCAGAAGATCAATTGATGAACGCAGAAACCATTAAAATTCTAGTTCAGGAATTAATGGAGATTCATCAACCTCAGTAA
- a CDS encoding PTS sugar transporter subunit IIB, with translation MKILLVCNAGMSSSILVDKMKQAAAAQNLNVDVEARSNNAINEEVGKWDICLVGPQIIYAVDSIKATLQIPVAAVEARTYAMANGEEALQQAFKLHEEGKA, from the coding sequence TTGAAAATACTTTTAGTATGTAATGCTGGAATGTCCAGTTCAATTTTAGTAGATAAAATGAAGCAGGCTGCAGCAGCTCAAAATCTGAATGTAGACGTAGAAGCAAGATCCAATAATGCTATTAATGAAGAAGTAGGAAAATGGGATATTTGTTTAGTAGGACCACAAATTATTTATGCTGTGGATTCCATTAAGGCGACACTGCAAATCCCTGTAGCAGCAGTAGAAGCTCGGACATATGCAATGGCGAACGGAGAAGAAGCATTACAACAAGCTTTCAAATTACATGAGGAAGGGAAAGCATAA
- a CDS encoding BglG family transcription antiterminator encodes MKRKVISMFTDRQKEIIELIIKNPNGIFGAKLADKLNVSTRTVRNDIASINKALNVEACRILSSNKKGYYLLPKDMESITAFLNPVTNVQHQGYRNQEQRLYTILGKVLFQEEQDCFDLADELYVSEQTVFKDISKLKHLLETKYKIGSIAIVHNQIHFTAVEEEVRYLLFKMLKELILSDKPDYLTDVSFLVNGHFDEKELELLKIKMKNYLASQKLVVDDKSFEMMVGAIYLTVIRNRSGYTIHSDAQSFFNRDVSSLLQELIKSGVDIKEKDKTSLNRFFWSLKIPSSSASIEENISITALTILNEFRREVLDKYSIDLKESVETMENLKVHIEYMLRRLDTNYELSNPIISDIKKRYPFAYEVAMLVVHIVYRYQKKYLADDEISYIAIYIEIFLRKNNIRLKTVVISDTSMGINDIIQNWLANNFRNHIDVTACLPLIALERYAENHQVDLIIATNILNIEQTIPCHVIERIPERSDYYSLTNTIHKIKNSNRYEKLILRMFSKEFVEIYEDAQLTFEELIEDMAQKLKQYHRINDLEGYVKDVIQREENYPTTIGKHFMIPHPLSSFANKTTVHVAVLKKPLYHNGEKIKMVFLLAIENKMDDDVSTLFQFIQQLALDKDSISSLLEVDGKEAFLKKIIALSTSFFNKHYIE; translated from the coding sequence GTGAAAAGGAAGGTAATATCGATGTTTACGGATCGGCAAAAAGAAATTATCGAGTTAATTATTAAGAACCCAAATGGAATATTTGGTGCTAAATTAGCTGACAAATTAAATGTGTCCACAAGAACCGTAAGAAACGATATTGCCTCCATTAATAAAGCGTTAAACGTTGAAGCATGTCGAATTCTTTCATCGAATAAAAAAGGCTATTATCTGCTACCTAAAGACATGGAGTCCATTACGGCATTTCTTAACCCTGTTACAAACGTACAGCATCAAGGCTATCGCAACCAAGAGCAACGTTTGTATACCATTTTAGGAAAGGTGTTATTCCAAGAAGAGCAAGATTGTTTTGATTTAGCAGATGAGCTCTATGTCTCGGAACAAACGGTATTTAAAGATATAAGCAAATTGAAGCATCTACTAGAGACAAAGTATAAGATAGGGTCTATTGCTATTGTTCATAATCAAATTCACTTTACAGCAGTAGAAGAAGAAGTAAGGTATTTACTGTTCAAAATGCTAAAAGAGCTCATTTTATCTGATAAGCCCGACTACTTAACAGATGTTAGTTTTTTAGTAAATGGACATTTTGATGAGAAAGAGCTCGAATTGTTAAAGATAAAAATGAAAAATTATTTAGCTTCCCAGAAGCTAGTTGTAGATGATAAATCATTTGAAATGATGGTCGGGGCTATTTATCTTACTGTTATCAGGAATAGGTCTGGATATACGATACATTCTGATGCGCAATCCTTTTTTAATAGAGATGTAAGCTCATTACTACAGGAACTGATTAAGTCGGGAGTTGATATTAAAGAAAAGGATAAAACAAGCTTAAATCGTTTTTTCTGGTCCCTTAAAATACCATCTAGTTCAGCGTCGATCGAAGAAAATATTAGTATTACAGCATTAACCATTTTAAATGAATTCCGCAGAGAAGTACTGGATAAATATAGCATTGATTTAAAGGAAAGCGTGGAAACGATGGAAAATCTTAAAGTGCATATAGAATATATGCTCCGTCGTTTAGACACGAATTATGAATTATCAAATCCAATTATTAGTGATATAAAAAAGCGTTATCCGTTTGCTTACGAAGTGGCGATGTTGGTTGTCCATATTGTATATCGATACCAAAAGAAGTATTTGGCAGATGATGAAATATCTTATATAGCGATTTATATTGAAATTTTTCTAAGAAAAAATAATATTCGATTGAAAACAGTTGTTATAAGTGATACGAGTATGGGAATCAATGATATTATCCAAAATTGGCTTGCCAATAATTTCAGGAACCATATTGATGTGACTGCTTGTTTGCCATTAATTGCATTGGAAAGGTACGCGGAAAACCATCAAGTGGACTTAATTATCGCGACAAATATTTTGAACATCGAACAAACTATCCCCTGCCATGTTATTGAGCGAATTCCTGAACGAAGTGATTATTATTCGCTCACGAATACAATCCACAAAATTAAAAATAGCAATCGCTATGAAAAGTTGATTTTAAGAATGTTCAGCAAAGAGTTTGTTGAAATTTACGAGGATGCTCAACTTACATTTGAGGAATTAATTGAAGACATGGCGCAGAAGCTGAAACAATATCATCGAATTAATGACCTGGAGGGCTATGTGAAGGATGTTATACAGCGAGAGGAAAATTATCCAACAACTATTGGGAAGCATTTTATGATTCCTCATCCTCTATCTTCATTCGCTAATAAAACCACGGTTCACGTAGCGGTGCTAAAGAAGCCACTCTATCATAACGGGGAAAAAATTAAAATGGTATTTTTACTGGCGATTGAAAATAAAATGGACGATGATGTAAGCACCTTGTTTCAGTTTATTCAGCAGTTAGCTTTAGATAAAGATTCCATTTCCAGTTTACTGGAAGTTGATGGAAAAGAGGCATTCTTAAAAAAAATCATCGCCTTATCGACATCGTTTTTTAATAAGCATTATATAGAGTGA